The segment GCAGGTGGCAAAGCGtccttgtctcattcctttcCCGCCACAGCTTTGTAGGGCGTGAAGGGGACACTGACCCATTTTACATATGCAGACAATAGCTTTGGAGAGGGCCGTGCGCCTCCTCATTCTTCATTCAGCGCTCCGATCCACATATTGGCTTTTAAGGGGTTGGGTGTCTCGAAGCCAGGTTCCCTTAGCCCTCAGCTGGGGTGCTCCTCACTGGGTCACGTGGAATTCCAGACCCATCTCTCCTCAACAGTTTTTTCCCGGGCGGGTCTCCCTCCGTCATCTTGTGTCCCAGCCGTAGTGAGGCATTTCTTTTCCTTCGGAAAAAAGTGCATTTTGTCGCCAGCAGAGTTTAGTAACACAAGGCTTTGGCCTAACCAAGTTTTGGTCCAGCAGCACAGCCAGACAAGTAAATGGACAGCATCACACTGGGCTCAGGGAGGTTGTATGTGCTGTGGTTCAGGTGTGGGCTTTGGCCACGGACACACCTGAGCTTAGATTTCATCTGCTCCTTTGGGCTGTGTGCCTTTCATaagctcagtttcctcttctgtaaaatggaagaaatcatTCCTGTCTCGAGGTTATGAGGATGAAATGGGGTCTTGGATATAGAAAGCTTAGCTTCGTGCCTGCTAATAGGAAGTGCTTACTAGGTGGTGATGGCAGCTATGATGCTATGAAGGGTTCTGAGGCTTaggcccctgccctcctcccagcccatcCGTCTCTAATCAGGGGTACTCAAGACTCTGTACCTTCTGGCCTGGCCGCTCATGACCCCAGAGCTCTGCTGGGCCTGCTGACCCTCTGTGTCCCCAGACAGCGCCCAAGAAAACCTCATTTGGCTCGCTGAAGGATGAAGACAGGATCTTCACCAACCTGTATGGCCGCCATGACTGGAGGTGAGATGGTGCCCTTAGGCTGGTGGTTCCCAAGGCAGGGCCTCCCCCTCACTGCCTTCCCCACTCTGTCCAGGCTGAAAGGTGCCCAGAGTCGAGGTGATTGGTACAAGACAAAGGAGATTCTGCTGAAGGGGCCTGACTGGATCCTGGGTGAGGTCAAGACGTCGGGCTTGCGGGGCCGTGGAGGTGCTGGCTTCCCAACTGGCCTTAAATGGAGCTTCATGAATAAGCCCTCAGATGGCAGGTGTGTGTAGGCAGACATAAATGGGGTTGCAGGAGACACCTTGGGGGTGGCTTTGGCTTACCTGGGCCTTTGGGCTGTTTCCTTGGAAAGTGAGAATGAAGGAAGTGGGGAAACATAACCAGAGCTCAAGCAGGTGGGCCTCAGTCCTCTCTGGTCTTCCTCAGGGGAGACTTGAGGGGTAGCAGAATCAACACAAAATTTTGACTCAGTCAGACTTAACTGATCAATTCCTAGCTCTGCCTTTTAATCATATAGCTTTGGGCAGTCTCCTGGCCTTTCCAAACCTCAATTTTCTATTCTGTAAATGGATATTATATCGTGCAGGGATGAAAGAGATAATGTTCATACAGCTTTTGGCCTGCGCTTTGGTTGGCACATAGAAAGCAATGGCTAAATGTCAGCTATTTTGCCTCCTTTTGGCTCCAGAGATATGGTGGAGGTTCACGGAATGCTGTTTGTGACCAAAAGCAGATTTGGGCTCTTGGGAAAGCACTAGGAGAGACATTTGGACAGAACAAAGACTTTTCCTGTGGTCATAGCCATCCAAATACGGAATAGGCAGTGAGCTCCCTGTCATCGGTGGTGAGCAAGCAGAGCCCCTGGGAACATGTCAGGAAGACAAAGAGGGATTGGCTGTCAGAGGAGGCTTCCCTGGGTGGAGTGGGGTGGCATGTGGTTGAAGGCCCAACCCTGGTGGCCCTGTAGCCCAACTGACCTGCTGGCCCCCACAGGCCCAAGTATCTGGTGGTGAACGCAGATGAGGGGGAGCCGGGCACCTGCAAGGACCGGGAGATCATGCGCCACGATCCCCACAAGCTGGTGGAAGGCTGCCTAGTGGGGGGCCGGGCCATGGGTGCCCGTGCCGCCTACATCTACATCCGCGGGGAATTCTACAATGAGGCCTCCAATCTGcaggtgggcaggggtggggcgtcAACAGCGGAGAAGGTGCTCAGTGTGCACTTACATGCCCCAGTCCTAGGCAGAGTTGTTCTTAGATTTTAGTTCCTGATCTGGCTGGGGTCGCACTAGGAGAGTGGTGATCACTCCTGCATGCCTTGTGTCCTGAGTGGGACATGGCCCCCAAtgcctctgtctctttctgtatATTGCAGAGCTTCAGCTTGGACTCCATGACTCTTTCCAGGGCTCCATGACTCCTGGGGCAGGGGTAGGCTGGAGAACTCCCATATGGGCATTTTTCCTGAAGGGTCAAGGGGTCATTTCAGTAATTCTCAGCTCAGTGACACCTGTAGTAATTGGTCCAGGGCCAAAGCCTCACGTTTCTATTAGGTTCCTACACGACAGTCATGAAGGATGTGGGAATAATAACCTGGCATGTGGTAGCATTATGTGTAAATgttattacatatttaaaaataagcatccaGGGTCTTTTCCTCTACTCAGAAGCAGTACTCGCTCATTATGAAGATAGgaaaccacacacaaaagaaaactcTCCCACAGATCCACCACCTGGAGAAACTATTTGctgaaattttcattatttccttaaagtctttaaaaatacatatagttGGAGAATTTGTTAAATGTTATTACAGAAGCAGCACATGCATCGTAAaaatccccaccccctcccagagcGTCCTCTGCTTGTGTCCAAAGGGAGCTTTTGCTCTGGACTTTGGTGATGGGCTCACTGGGCCAGTGCCCCTCCCACACACAGTGTTTCTGGACTCTTGGGGACCGTGCCCTCACACCCCTGTCCCACAGGTAGCCATCCGAGAGGCCTACGAGGCTGGTCTGATTGGCAAGAATGCCTGCGGCTCCGGCTACGATTTGGACGTGTTTGTGGTGCGTGGGGCTGGGGCTTACATCTGCGGGGAGGAGACAGCACTCATCGAGTCCATCGAGGGCAAGCAGGGCAAGCCCCGCCTAAAGCCTCCCTTCCCTGCAGACGTGGGTAAGCCCTTGCGCCTGGCCCGATCCTGGGCCTTGTCCTGTGTCCTGTGTCCTGTGGAGTCCGGGATCTGGTTTCAGGTCCCCACTGGTCATTCTTAGGGAATTTCTGAGTCCCTTCTGCACTGGGCGCCTGACACAGAGAGCAGGGTGGGAACAACATAGAGGCTCTACCAGTGCCATCTACAGTACCTCATCCTGCCTCAGCTCCCACGTCAGATACCCAAGTCCTCTCCAACCCTCCGGGAACTCGGGGCAGGTTGGTAAAAAGGCAGCGCAGCTCCTGCTGGAATCTGGGGTCCAGTGGGGGGCGAGAATAACAAAGGGGTGAAAGCAGGGCTCTCTGCCACCAGAGCAGGACCCTGGACATACCCCATTGACAGGAAACCCGCCGCAACCTGTCCCCATCCACTGGAAGCCACCGATTTCTCATCCCATTTCCCCCACAGGAGTGTTCGGCTGCCCTACAACCGTGGCCAATGTGGAGACAGTGGCCGTGTCCCCTACCATCTGCCGCCGAGGGGGTGTGTGGTTTGCCAGCTTTGGCCGCGAACGCAACTCAGGCACCAAGCTGTTCAACATCTCTGGCCATGTCAACCACCCTTGCACCGTGGAGGAGGAGATGTCTATACCGCTGAAGGAACTGATTGAAAAGCACGCCGGTGAGCCCTGGGGCCAGCCAGCAGGGTAGGGGAGCctcaggagctggggctggggcgaGCAGAGGTCCTGAGCCCAGGGCTAGGCAGGTGTGCCGGCTCCAGCACTGACCATCCATCCTTTTGGGGACTGACTGGGGCCCCAGGGGGTGTCACAGGTGGCTGGGACAACCTCCTTGCTGTGATTCCTGGCGGCTCGTCCACCCCACTGATCCCCAAGTCCGTGTGTGAGACGGTGCTGATGGACTTCGACGCACTGGCGCAGGCACAGACGGGCCTGGGCACGGCTGCCGTGATCGTCATGGACCGCTCGGTAAGGGCTGGCCCAcgctccccacccagcccctgccttATGTCAGCCTGGTTAGTAACCCTTCCGGGGCCTCTGGAGAACCCCTGCCAGATCTTGGGTCCCGGTTACTGTCATCTGAGATACAGCGAGGTGGGAGAGGCGGGGAGCAAGGCTTCTCTGGGGGACAAGCCCGTGGAGCCTGGGCAGGGCGGGATGCCCAGGGCGTGGGGAGGAGACAGCCTGAGTGCCACTGGAATCAGGAGGGTGTGCCGCCGGGGGGCTCTGAGGCTCAGGCCTTGGGTGCCCCCTCACTGTCTCTTGTCTCCCCAGACGGATATCGTGAAAGCCATCGCCCGCCTCATCGAGTTCTACAAGCACGAGAGCTGTGGCCAGTGCACCCCATGCCGTGAGGGTAAGCGTGCTGGGCAGGCTGGGGGCTTTCTCTGTGGCTCACGCCAGGCCTGGGCCGGGCACTAGACCCTGAATAAACAGCTGCTGCTTCCCCGCCTGCTGTGTCTGCTCTGAGCCCCACCCTCCCTGTGGCCCACGCCCCTCGAGTTCCGTCCCCCCGACCCCGGCTTAGGGAGATCCTCAGGCCCTCTTGCTGCCACGGCTCAGGTGTGGACTGGATGAACAAGGTGATGGCCCGCTTTGTGAAGGGGGACGCGCAGCCGGCTGAGATCGACTCCCTGTGGGAGATCAGCAAGCAGATAGAGGGCCACACCATTTGTGCCCTGGGCGACGGAGCTGCCTGGCCCGTGCAGGTACTTGCTGCCCTGCTGCGTGGTGCTGGGGGTGGTGCTGAGAGCCGGGGTGTTGGGGGATTTTCAGGCCCTGCTGCACCCAGCACCTCGACTCTCACCCCCAGGGCCTGATCCGACACTTCCGGCCGGAGCTCGAGGAGCGGATGCAGCGGTTCGCCCAGCAGCAGCAGGCCAGGCGAGCCGCTTCCTGAGCCCACTGCGCTGGGCTGGCATCCATCGGCCTGGATGGCTGGACAATAAAGCGAGTGCTGCCCACTCGTTGCGTCTTCTCCGTGGGCTTGTTCTTCACTCTGCCTCTGAGGCCCGTTATTCCTGGAGGCTTATTTCCCAGACAGAGGTGGAGGTTTGGGAGGAATAGGTCAGCACAAGTTGCCTCCTGTGCGTCAGTCTGTCGTAGACCGTCCTGAGCATTGACCCCTCAGTGcaagaagcaggggtggggagggggaaactgTGGCCTGGGGTGCAGACCTGGGCCTGGCCCAGTGTAGGCCTctggagggagggagcaaggagGACAGGGCCCAGTCTGCCCTGTGAGGCGATGGGCAGGGAAAGAACCGGCAGTCCGGGCTGATTTGGAGGAGAGGTTTATTCTTGCTTAATGATTTGGCAGTGGGGTGAATTtgaaaggggggaaggaaggaagcaattgACTAGGGGTGGACATGGTGGGTGAGGCAGCCCCAGGTCCTCCCAGCTCCATGGAGGCGGCCACAGGCCAGTCTGGGGGACGGGCAGTGAGTAGGGCCAGGCCGGTGCCCCCGCTAGTCGCTGAGCTGGAGGGGCACGCCGTCCAGCGGGTGCCACAGCTCCAGCTGCTGGTCACTGCGGCCCAGGCATTTGCGCCAGTGCTGCTGGCGCTCCCCACTGGCCTGGCTGCTCAGCTGCACCCCGCCTGGGTTGGGGGACAGGTTAGGAGCCGTGTGGGAGTCCATTGGGCCCACCCCCCAGCTCCTCGACATTCCCACTCACCAGTGAAGTCGTCAGCTGCGCCCAGGTCATAATCCCATACGGACACCAGCAGTGTCTTCTGCGCCAGCTCCTCCCCTGGGCCTGCGCAGAATTCCtgcagggaagggggcaggaaggCAGAAGGGAGGCGGTCTTGGGTCCTTCTCAGcctcagaaacagactcagacaggTGAATGGCCCAGTAGCTGGGGCCTGTGCCCTCAGAGGCGGGACGTtgaccccctcctcccacccccagcagccGGGACCACCTTCTCCCAGCCCTGGCCTGCCTCATTGAACTCAGGGTTCAGGGGCTTCTTCCGAACCCTGGCCTTATATTTCGATTTCTTCCCTCCATTTGGATGCAGGTGACTGATCGGGGAGAACGGGGTCAACTTAGGTGTGGGAGAGGTGAGCCCCAGAGGGGCTCTGAGGAACCCACACTGTCCACCTGTCCACCCCTGTTCACACTCACAGACAGATGAAGGGGTCCGAGTAGACGTTGGCGTCCATGGGGGCAAGGTGGGTGCAGCGCAGCACACCCACCCGCAGGCCGCCCCGCTGAGAGCTGTAGCACAGTGACAGCAGGATGCACCCATGCTCCTCCCCGGCTACCtcagcctccacctcctcctgcagTGGGTAGGCTTGGGGTCAGCTCCCATGTGGCCCACAGACCAGCCACCCACCAGTGCTGGCCTGGATGTGAGAACGCAAACCGGCTGCAGAGAAGTTGGGGCCAGTGGTTTGATTTCATGATTCAGTTTACAAAAAGTTATTGGCTCAGTGCCCTGGAAGGAAACTTCCAGGTCAGCTCTATCCTCCAGGGCCTGAGAAGGGGTCGGGCTTGCCCAGGCAAGCCAGACGGCCAGGGGGACAGGCCACTGGCCAGTTCGGGGCATCTTTGTCGTGGAGGGGAAGGGAACTGATGTCCCTAAGGGCCACAAACATGCTAGGAGCTTCCTAGGTGGCCTGCCATTAGGTACCCGTCACCACCCTCCTGCAAGGTAAGCCTGGTGCCACAGAAGCAGCTCCAAGAGGCTGTTCTCTACCCAAGGACATACAGATCTGTTCAGCTACAAAGCCCACCCTCCACACCCCGCAGCCCAAGCGGCCAGATTCTGAACATCCTTTGCCACACTCGGCCCCTGGTGCTTCCAAAGGACTTGGGAGGATGCCTTGGAGAGAATGTGCTTCTCCCGCACTTAATGAGGGATTTGATTTGCCAAAAGCCCAGCCACCTTGCTGGCGTTCAGCTCTCAGTAAGGGAGTGCTCCATGAGCCAAGGGGCTGCTGTGCAGGGTCTGGGCTAGGCAGTGCTGTGGCGGGTTGCTGCCCCACCCGGTAGGGCTCCGCAGCTTCGCCTCGACTGACCGACAGTCACAGCAACATGTGGCTCCGCTAGGGGGCGGGGCAGCAGCTCCTGGCCCTCCGGCTGTGGAGGAGCTGCGGAGGGCCCTGCCTCAGCCTTGCAGGTGCCGGGGGGCCTGCTGGGCTGCAGGGGTTCTGCCCAGGTCTTTGGTTTCCTATTGCAAATCCCCTGCGGTCACCATCACTGCCTCCTGCCAAGGGCCTGTCTATGGCTACCAGCCCCAGGACTGTGGTACCCACCCTGCCTCGGGCAGACCTAGCAGCCGTGGAGCCCCACCATATCCACTCTCTCCCGGACCTTGACCTGCCCTCCCAGCTCAGACCAGGGACAAATTCCACtggctccagcctctgcctcaaGCTGTGTCCAGGCTCTTGGGCCTCTTGgtctgaaagagcagagagccCGGTCCCCTCAGCTAGACACTGccaggtctccctccctccctgccccaccctgtgCACCAGCCCACTCACCAGCCTCCGCCTCTCCAGACACACATCGAAGCTCCTGGCTCGGTTGGGCACCAGCTTCCCCAGGGGCACCCGCAGCTCCCCAGGGGAGGCGCCCGCCGCCGTTGCCACAGCCGTGGGCCCTCCCAGACGCACAGCCTGGTGGCCATGCAGGTCAGACCTGGCCAGGCaagccctcacccccacctcgGCCCTGCCCCCTTGTGGCCCAGGCCCTATCCTCACCGCAGGGTGTTGCGCCGGGCGTGCTGGAGGGTGAAGCCATGAGTGTCTTCTCCCAGACAGGCCCCCTTGTGCCCCGAATCATGCGTGTCCGTGGCTGGCTGGCCTAGGAGCCGAGCAGGGAGGGTCAGAGCCTCGtcgggccccaggccccagcctggTCCCCCTCCCTCATATGGCCTCTAGTTGCACATCCCAGCAACGGGGGACTCCCTGTCTGAGGTCCAGGCCTTGGGGAAGAGGGGCATGGCAGGCCAGGTGGGTGCTCCAGGCTGGGTGTCTGGCCAAGGGGCAGCAGTAGGGGCCTGTGTCTCGCCCTCACCTTGCTGGCCCCGGGCAGCAGGTTGGCTTTGACATAGGTGTCCACGGAGCCCAAGGCTGGTGGCTTGAGGCCCTGGGAAGAGACAGTGGATGTGGGACAGACCCAGGACCCACACCTGGGACCCAGGGATGCCGCCCCATCCTCACCTTGGCACGGTGAGCTGTGCAGTGCAGGGTGCTATTGTCCGTGTCAAAAAGAGttaactcgggcttccctggtggcgcagtggttgggagtccgcctgccgatgcaggggacgcgggttcgtgccccggtctgggaggatcccacgtgccgcggagcggctgggctcgtgagccgtggccgctgggcttgcgcgtccggagcctgtgctccacagcgggagaggccacagcggtgagaggcctgcttaccgcaaaaaaaaaaaaaaaaaaaaaaaacagagttaaCTCGAGGGTGCCGAGGGTGGCTAAGGGCAGGTGGCCGGCAGGTCAGCTTCTACATCAACCTCGCCCTGGCACCatgcctcctgccctgcccctcccccggtCAGAAGCCTGGGATGCCCCAGACTCCATCCTGGCTGGGCTGGGCCCAGAGGGTCCCCCTTGTCCCCCGCGCCCACTCACTGCTGTCGTCTGAGTCTCCCTCTGGCTCTGGGTCCGGCTGGGACTGGGATGCAGAGCGGATGGTGGGGGTCACTGGAGGGTGTAGGTCTCGGGTGCGCAGGGCGGGCCCAGCGAAGGGGTAGAAGTGCGGGAAGTAGTTGGAAATGAGGTGGATGGGCCGGATGGGCCCGGGCTCACGTCAATAGCCATGTGTTCCTGCACGCTCACCTGCCCCCAGCCTGCCGTGCCCGCCATGGGGGCCTGGACATGGAGGGTGGACTCAGAGAATCCCCTGAGGACCGGAGATGAGGGCACCACATCAGGCCAACCAGACAGGGCGAGGAGGTATCACTGAGGGTGTTGGTGGGGGGCGGCGGTGTCCCGGGCAGCAGCTGGGACCTGAGAACAGAGCGCAAGGTCAAGGCCGGTGGGGTGGGGGCCTCCAGCCTGGAGGGGGACCCCGTGGGCTGGCAGGTAGGCCGGCTGGGCTACTTACTGCTCTGAGAGCGCCTCCATCTGGGTTGGGTCGCAGGGAGGTGACACGCCTGACAGAGGTGACCCGACAGAGGTGACCCGGAGAGCCAGAGTGTGGCCCTGGGGGAGCGGGAAGGAGCGGGACTCAGAATGCTTCTCTGGGGCCCAGGAGACCAGCagctccctgccctccaccccaagGGCCCCTTCCCTAGTGCTGGGGCCcagcctccctccttctcccccaacccctccccagtTCACACACAGCCGCCATCACGTGGCCCTGCTCCCGGGTGAGGCTGGAGGGCCAGAGGAGACACAAGGGTTATGAAGGGCAATGAGAGGGGAGTGTGGGGTGGAAGGGGTAGGTGAGACAGAAGGGTTGGGGGAGAGCGTGTGGGGAGGCAcgtgggaagggggaggggtgtggagggcaggatggtggggaggggagatgggacgGTGGGGAGGGCTCTGTGGAGACAGGGTGGGGGTGCCACCACAACCTGGTCCCCTTGGAGCTCAAGCTTCTTAACACGTGAATCCGATCACTTCGGCACCTCTCCCCCTCTGCCAGCCGGGAATAAAATCCTCACCCATCCCTTGGCCGCCCACTGGGGCCCCCTGAGTGCTgggccccccacacacacaccctagagCACCTCAAGCTGTGTGCACGTGCTTCTCCTTCTGCCCTGCCCAGACCTTCCTCCCTTGCCCTTTGACCCAGCCTGCTCCTGCTTACCTATGGTCTCAAGGTTACTCCCTGCAGGGGAACATGGCTGCCTTTACCTGCTCAGCCTTCCCTGTCTTTTCCCAGGGGTTGGGGGCCACCCCTTCGCTACTCTCACTCTAGGAGGTTCACCCTGCTCCCCAGGCCTGTACCCCAGACCCTGCCAATCAATGAATTCCAAATCCAGCAGCCACGTGACAGGTTCAGGGAAGGGCATGTGACCCGAAGCAGGCCAATAAAGTACAATTCTGGGATAGACTGGCCCAGAAAGAGAAGCTGTTTTCTGTTGATGGGATGCTGGTACCATGCCATCCTAGAGCTGTTGCCCTCTCCTCACCTCTCACCCCTGTGGAGTAGGGAATGCTCCTAAGAGTGAGGCCAATACAGTGGAGAGCACAGAAAGAAGAGAGTCCCTGAGCTCCTGGATCCAGCTATGCCTGAAGCTGGTCTATCACTGGAGTTTGTAATCGCCATTCCTCCTTTGGCAAAGTCAGCTAGTGGGTGGGGTTTTCTATCACTTGTCCTGCCTAATACTGCCCAGCCTACCGTGTCAAGGTTAGACTGCCCACCCCTTCAACTCTCTCACAGAGATTTATGATTGATACATAATTCCATTACATATCTGTGAGTAATTAATGTACAATCACATGATTATCTGTGTGACCTGGTCTAAGATCTCCCACAGACTGAGCACCCCCAGCGGGCAGAGTAGCATCTGGCTGGTGCAGATGGGACCCCAGCATAGCACCTGGCATATGGTGGGAGCTTGGCATGTTAGAGGTTTGCAGTAGCATGCAGGGCTCCTTTCTGGATGCCTACTGCCCAGCATATGGTCAGCCAGGCACAGAAGATGGAACAGGAGCTCGTACAGTGTAGTGGCTAAGAGTTTGGTCTCTGGAGTCAGAGAGGGCCTGGTTCAAATCCCAAActggggtgaccttgggcaaggtgtctaccctccctgagcctcagtctcaccAGCCAGGGACAGCGCTGGCCCCATCTCACAGGGCTGTGGTGagagtgaaatgagaaaaaagactccaggcacctggcacacagtaagtgggCACAGCAAGTAACAGTGTGATTATCCAGAGGCACCCCAGCCAGGAGGCCAGCTGTCCCATGGGGTCTGCCCGAGGTCTGGGCTCCAGTGCAGAAGGTGTAGTCGCCACGGAGTTGGCAAAGGCTCTTTATTCAGTCCTGGAGTGGAGCTGGCATGGCAGGGCAAAGGCAGGGGCTGCTCAGGGCCAGGTCATCAGCCCCTGGGCAGCTCGGGGCTGGCCAGGCAGGGCTGGTAGACACCAGGTGCCAGCAGCTGCAGGGTGAACTCAGTGATGACGGCCGTGAGCCCCCAGATCCGGTGTGGCCCGTGCAAGAAGACAGGCAGTGTGTAGCGGAAGTGGCCACCATGGCAGAAGTGGGTATAGCCCTGGTTCTGTTCCTGCAGCAGATGCGCCAGGGGCAGTGCAAACACTTCATCCACCTGTGGGCAGGAGGCAGCGAGAGGGTAGACAGAGCACTGGCCACTGCAGCCTCCGCCCATCTGGACGACTCAGACTCCACCCCTAGTATCTCCCCACTCACCTCATCAGGGTTGGGCCTGAGGCTCTGGAGATCCAGTGGGCCCACGCCGGCCAGCACTGGCACCACAGTTGTCTTTtgctgaggcaggaggagggcaggcAGTCAGGGGAGGCATGGCCTCGACAGGGCtttggggctggggcagggagcctGAGAGGAAGACTCCAGGAGCCTTTAGCAGTGCGGGCCAGGTCCACCCGGCCGCTGCCCTTGGACTTGCTCCAGCCACGCTGACTGACTCAGGACCCCCAAACACACTAGACCCATTCAGGCCTCTGGGCCTTCGCTTTTCCTTACTTTTTCCCTTACTTTTACTACCCTAAAATCTCCCAATGGTCATTCAGTCCCTGCCTACCCTGCGAAGCCCTCCCCAACCTTTGCCCACCGAGCAGAGCAGAGCTGATTCACCCTGGAGCCACCTCCACCCCAGGACCTGAGCCTCAGTATCCCTCGTGAAAGGGGATAAAATACCCCTGGCCCCTTCCTGATGGGCTGGTGAGGATGGAACACAACTGCCAGGCAGGTGTCCCCACCGCGCTCCGTGACTGCCACCGTCCATGACCACCCTCCTTGTCCCTGGGGTCCCTGCTCCTAGCCCAGGGCAAGCAGAGGGGCTGAATGGGGTAAGGGCCGGTGGTGGTTTCAAGGGCCTGGCGTGCTTACCTGGTCGTGCACGGGCCTCAGGACACCCCACACGTGCTCCTCAGGCACAACCAGGCCCACCTCCTCGCAGGTCTCCCTCAGGGCTGTGTGCACCACGTCCCGGTCCGCGGGGTCACACTTGCCACCTGGGAAACTGAACAGGCACAGGGAGCCTGGTTCTTGGGCTGCTGGGGCCgtgaaggggtgggggtggaggctgTGGCAGTGACCCACCTAAATAACGTCTCTGCCCCTAGTTTGCAGAGGGCTAGGCAAGCTACACGACCTCTCCAGGCCGGATTTACTGCCCTGAACAACGGGAGTAAGGGAGAGAGGCCCTGGGGCTCAGACATGCAAACTCTGCTTATGGTGTCCCCAGAGGCGCTGACATTAACCCAGGGTGTCCCCAGTTCccgccgggggcggggccagggcggGAAGCCAGGTAGCCCCGCCCCGCACGCTTCCTCCGCTTGGGAACACGAATCTCCAAGTTGTCGCCGGAAGGGGGCGGCGTCCTGCCTTTTTAGAGGGGGACACAGATCTGAGCCAAGTGTCGAGCGATCCGCACGGCGCCCGGGCAGGACCACCTGCGGCGCCAGATTCGGGGCGGAGGGACGTGGGTTGCTGACTCCCGCCATAGCCCTCTGCCGGACGGGCTCTCAGACCCAGACCCATTCTACAGAGGTGGAAACCGAGGCTCGGAAAGGCTAAGTGCCTTGCCCACGACCCTGCGGTCTTCGGGTTCAGCGGCCTCTTCCTAGAAGGGAGAGGAGTTCCCGGCCGGTGTACCTGACGTCACCCTTGTGCCTCCCGGCCAGGCGGCTAGACCGCAGCGTGTAGAGCAGCGCCGGGACCCCGCGCACCGAGCACAGCGGCACGAGAACCGCGGCCGCCGCAGGTCGCGCGCGGAGCCGGGCCGTGGCCCCCGCCAGCAACCGCCGGCAGCGCCGCTCGCCCTCCGCCGACAGGCAGTCGCGCAGCATGTCCGGCCCAGCGCGGCCAGGACACCGAGGTCACCGGGCGGCGAGAGGGAAGGGGCAAAGTACGCACTCCAGGGTGTCTCGGGCATCTGGGGGCCGGACCGTGGGAGGAGTCTACCCGCAGGGTGGGGTTCCGTAGCGGCATCGGCCTTGCTCATGGGGCGGAGCCCGATTAAGAGGCGGGGCCCAGGCCGGGAAGGGGCCTCTCCGCGAGTTGTGGGGCGTGGCCAGAAGGGGCGTCACCAGACAGCCTGGACTTCCGGTAGAGGGGCGGGCCTGTGGTGGGGCGGAGCTGGCGTGCGTGGTCTGGAGAATGTCCCTTACGAACGCCTAGAGCAGCTGGGGTCGCGCCTGGCCCGGCAAACGGGCTCGGCCGTGTTGACCGCGGTGTTCGCGAGTCGGGGTGTCTGGCTGTTGAGGCCCCGCCGGGACCCGCGTTTCTCCGCGCCAGCGGGGGTCCGGGACCTCAGAGGAAGTGCTCCAAGATGTTCGGG is part of the Kogia breviceps isolate mKogBre1 chromosome 7, mKogBre1 haplotype 1, whole genome shotgun sequence genome and harbors:
- the NDUFV1 gene encoding NADH dehydrogenase [ubiquinone] flavoprotein 1, mitochondrial isoform X2, which produces MLAARRLLGGSLPARVSVRFSGDTTAPKKTSFGSLKDEDRIFTNLYGRHDWRLKGAQSRGDWYKTKEILLKGPDWILGEVKTSGLRGRGGAGFPTGLKWSFMNKPSDGRPKYLVVNADEGEPGTCKDREIMRHDPHKLVEGCLVGGRAMGARAAYIYIRGEFYNEASNLQVAIREAYEAGLIGKNACGSGYDLDVFVVRGAGAYICGEETALIESIEGKQGKPRLKPPFPADVGVFGCPTTVANVETVAVSPTICRRGGVWFASFGRERNSGTKLFNISGHVNHPCTVEEEMSIPLKELIEKHAGGVTGGWDNLLAVIPGGSSTPLIPKSVCETVLMDFDALAQAQTGLGTAAVIVMDRSTDIVKAIARLIEFYKHESCGQCTPCREGVDWMNKVMARFVKGDAQPAEIDSLWEISKQIEGHTICALGDGAAWPVQVLAALLRGAGGGAESRGVGGFSGPAAPSTSTLTPRA
- the LOC131759881 gene encoding LOW QUALITY PROTEIN: double C2-like domain-containing protein gamma (The sequence of the model RefSeq protein was modified relative to this genomic sequence to represent the inferred CDS: inserted 3 bases in 3 codons; substituted 1 base at 1 genomic stop codon), whose protein sequence is MAGTAGWGQVSVQEHMAIDVXPGPIRPIHLISNYFPHFYPFAGPALRTRDLHPPVTPTIRSASQSQPDPEPEGDSDDSTTLGTLELTLLFDTDNSTLHCTAHRAKGLKPPALGSVDTYVKANLLPGASKASQPRTRMIRGTRGPVWEKTXHGFTLQHARRNTLRLCVWEGPRLWQRRRAPPXGELRVPLGKLVPNRARSFDVCLERRRLTKRPKSLDTAXGRGWSQWNLSLEEVEAEVAGEEHGCILLSLCYSSQRGGLRVGVLRCTHLAPMDANVYSDPFICLHLHPNGGKKSKYKARVRKKPLNPEFNEEFCAGPGEELAQKTLLVSVWDYDLGAADDFTGGVQLSSQASGERQQHWRKCLGRSDQQLELWHPLDGVPLQLSD
- the NDUFV1 gene encoding NADH dehydrogenase [ubiquinone] flavoprotein 1, mitochondrial isoform X1, which translates into the protein MLAARRLLGGSLPARVSVRFSGDTTAPKKTSFGSLKDEDRIFTNLYGRHDWRLKGAQSRGDWYKTKEILLKGPDWILGEVKTSGLRGRGGAGFPTGLKWSFMNKPSDGRPKYLVVNADEGEPGTCKDREIMRHDPHKLVEGCLVGGRAMGARAAYIYIRGEFYNEASNLQVAIREAYEAGLIGKNACGSGYDLDVFVVRGAGAYICGEETALIESIEGKQGKPRLKPPFPADVGVFGCPTTVANVETVAVSPTICRRGGVWFASFGRERNSGTKLFNISGHVNHPCTVEEEMSIPLKELIEKHAGGVTGGWDNLLAVIPGGSSTPLIPKSVCETVLMDFDALAQAQTGLGTAAVIVMDRSTDIVKAIARLIEFYKHESCGQCTPCREGVDWMNKVMARFVKGDAQPAEIDSLWEISKQIEGHTICALGDGAAWPVQGLIRHFRPELEERMQRFAQQQQARRAAS
- the NDUFV1 gene encoding NADH dehydrogenase [ubiquinone] flavoprotein 1, mitochondrial isoform X3, which encodes MNKPSDGRPKYLVVNADEGEPGTCKDREIMRHDPHKLVEGCLVGGRAMGARAAYIYIRGEFYNEASNLQVAIREAYEAGLIGKNACGSGYDLDVFVVRGAGAYICGEETALIESIEGKQGKPRLKPPFPADVGVFGCPTTVANVETVAVSPTICRRGGVWFASFGRERNSGTKLFNISGHVNHPCTVEEEMSIPLKELIEKHAGGVTGGWDNLLAVIPGGSSTPLIPKSVCETVLMDFDALAQAQTGLGTAAVIVMDRSTDIVKAIARLIEFYKHESCGQCTPCREGVDWMNKVMARFVKGDAQPAEIDSLWEISKQIEGHTICALGDGAAWPVQGLIRHFRPELEERMQRFAQQQQARRAAS